A single window of Chitinophaga sp. XS-30 DNA harbors:
- a CDS encoding TlpA disulfide reductase family protein — protein MKKLAICFAAVAFFAGCNSHPEKGAFKIDVQLANAPLEKVYLEELTGQAPKIVDTTAVKDASGKFDLDGMVTEQGLYRIRFENGKYILLALDAGDMSINGDYNELEDIRIKGSEATSEIQQLLNTYSEKAQIMSRDIQELDSLRMAEAPDSLLEARRTAFEQESKNIRQHFLDAAQKTKHPVSAVFAMQLVRFDDAKDLLDHKAQFESIIKRFPENTMAKDMAAYIADVEKEATQGAASGPESMIDQQAPDFTLPDPNGKQISLSSFKGKYVLVDFWASWCGPCRQENPNVVKAYLKYKDKNFTILGVSLDKTKDAWLKAIADDGLNWSHVSDLKFWESAVVPLYGISGIPTNILVDPQGKIVAANLRGRGLEEKLSEVLQ, from the coding sequence ATGAAAAAATTAGCCATATGCTTTGCGGCCGTTGCTTTTTTTGCGGGCTGTAATTCTCACCCGGAGAAGGGTGCTTTCAAAATCGATGTACAACTGGCCAATGCTCCGCTGGAAAAAGTATATCTCGAAGAACTGACCGGCCAGGCGCCGAAGATTGTAGACACTACGGCAGTGAAGGATGCCAGCGGGAAATTTGATCTGGACGGGATGGTGACCGAACAGGGCCTTTACCGTATCCGTTTCGAGAATGGCAAATACATCCTGCTTGCCCTCGACGCCGGGGACATGAGCATCAATGGAGACTATAACGAACTGGAAGATATCAGGATAAAAGGTTCCGAAGCCACTTCGGAGATACAGCAACTGCTGAACACCTACAGTGAAAAGGCCCAGATCATGAGCAGGGATATTCAGGAACTTGATAGCCTGCGCATGGCAGAGGCCCCGGACAGCCTGCTGGAAGCACGCCGGACAGCGTTCGAGCAGGAATCAAAGAACATCCGCCAGCATTTCCTGGACGCTGCGCAAAAGACCAAACATCCTGTTTCCGCCGTATTTGCCATGCAGCTGGTACGCTTTGACGACGCAAAGGACCTGCTGGACCATAAAGCACAATTCGAAAGCATTATCAAACGCTTTCCTGAAAATACCATGGCGAAAGACATGGCCGCTTATATAGCCGATGTGGAGAAGGAAGCCACACAAGGAGCCGCCAGCGGTCCCGAATCCATGATCGACCAGCAGGCGCCGGACTTTACGCTACCCGATCCCAACGGTAAACAGATCAGCCTCAGCTCTTTCAAAGGCAAATATGTGCTGGTAGACTTCTGGGCCAGCTGGTGCGGGCCCTGCCGCCAGGAAAACCCGAACGTGGTAAAAGCATATCTCAAATACAAGGATAAAAACTTCACGATACTGGGTGTATCGCTGGACAAAACGAAGGATGCCTGGCTGAAAGCCATTGCCGATGACGGTTTGAACTGGAGCCATGTGAGCGACCTGAAATTCTGGGAATCTGCCGTGGTGCCGCTGTACGGCATATCCGGCATTCCTACGAACATTCTGGTAGACCCTCAGGGCAAGATCGTTGCCGCGAATCTGCGGGGCCGCGGGCTGGAAGAAAAGCTCAGCGAAGTACTGCAGTAA